One stretch of Cyanobium sp. Tous-M-B4 DNA includes these proteins:
- a CDS encoding response regulator transcription factor codes for MPPTARLLLVDPDTRSSDLLTKHLQVHGFAISAVASTDAAQQQLEVAAPQMLLISDALPDSAALVLTRQLRAAANAIPLLLLLSLDHYSSRVAALEAGADDVLSRPFAIEELIARLRALIRRSRMGLNHVDGTELHYRDLTVNTDSRQVSRAGNPIKLTVKEYDLLLHLLQHREQVLSRQDILLAVWGDSWVGDDNLLDVYIRYLRKKLERPDLDPLIQTVRGVGFMMK; via the coding sequence GTGCCCCCCACTGCCCGTCTGCTGCTGGTTGATCCGGATACCCGCTCCTCTGATCTACTCACCAAGCACCTTCAGGTCCATGGCTTTGCAATCAGCGCGGTAGCCAGCACCGATGCTGCCCAGCAGCAGCTCGAGGTCGCCGCGCCGCAGATGCTTTTGATCAGCGATGCCCTGCCTGATAGCGCTGCGCTCGTCTTAACCCGCCAACTGCGCGCCGCAGCTAATGCCATTCCCCTGCTGTTGCTCCTATCTCTTGATCACTACAGCTCCCGCGTAGCTGCCCTTGAGGCCGGAGCTGATGATGTGTTATCTCGGCCCTTTGCAATCGAGGAGCTCATCGCACGGCTGCGTGCCTTAATACGCCGCAGCCGCATGGGGCTCAACCATGTAGATGGCACCGAGTTGCACTATCGCGACCTCACGGTCAATACCGACAGCCGCCAGGTATCTCGCGCCGGCAACCCGATCAAGCTCACCGTCAAGGAATACGACCTGCTGCTCCATCTGCTCCAGCACCGCGAGCAGGTGCTCTCCCGTCAGGACATCCTTTTGGCCGTCTGGGGTGACTCCTGGGTTGGCGATGACAACCTGCTCGATGTCTACATCCGCTACCTGCGCAAGAAGCTAGAGCGGCCCGATCTTGATCCTTTGATCCAGACTGTGCGTGGTGTGGGCTTCATGATGAAGTAG
- a CDS encoding SulP family inorganic anion transporter has product MFRPHRDVLAGLVVAFAMIPEAIAFSGIAGVDPRVGLFGAFILAVTLAVVGGRTAMITSATGSTALLMTGLVQQGDGLGPGLGLQYLLAAGILTGILQIAWGYLRLAHQMRFVPQPVMAGFVNALAILIFLAQLPQLGLDFFHPDKQAISAAQLPAVYGLLALTLVIIYLLPRLSTVVPSALVAILISTGLSIRLGLDVPTVATLGILPSGLPLFGLPQVPFNLSTLGLILPTSLAISLVGLMETFLTQDILDDLTDSTSSKNVEARGQGIGNIVSSLFGGMAGCALVGQSVMNVGYGGRSRLSTLTSGVSLLAMILLASNWVNQIPMATLVGVMVMIAINTANWDSIRAIRRIPKSDSAVMLLTVAVTVLTHNLAVGLLAGVALAGILFSRKVAKVIEVSSELLAPDHRLYRVRGQLFFVSTIYFRQGFDLHDHPARISIDMAEAHIWDQSGVTALDQVIRKMKLKGSSVEVLDLNPESTNLFARIGIAPEAGGRGGTPIQVA; this is encoded by the coding sequence ATGTTCAGGCCCCACCGCGATGTCCTGGCTGGTCTTGTTGTGGCCTTCGCCATGATTCCAGAAGCCATTGCTTTCTCCGGCATCGCCGGTGTTGATCCACGCGTTGGCCTTTTTGGAGCCTTCATCCTGGCTGTCACCCTGGCAGTGGTGGGTGGTCGCACCGCCATGATCACCTCCGCCACCGGCTCCACCGCGCTGTTGATGACGGGCTTGGTGCAGCAGGGTGACGGGCTAGGCCCTGGCCTGGGCCTGCAATATCTGCTCGCCGCCGGGATCCTCACCGGCATCCTGCAGATCGCCTGGGGCTACCTGCGCCTGGCCCACCAGATGCGCTTCGTGCCCCAGCCCGTGATGGCCGGCTTTGTTAACGCCCTGGCAATCCTGATCTTCCTGGCCCAGTTGCCCCAGCTGGGGTTGGATTTTTTCCACCCAGACAAGCAAGCGATCAGCGCCGCCCAGCTGCCGGCGGTGTACGGCCTGCTCGCCCTCACCCTGGTGATCATCTACCTATTGCCCCGGCTCAGCACCGTTGTGCCCTCAGCGCTGGTGGCAATCCTTATCAGCACAGGCCTTTCGATTCGCCTAGGGCTGGATGTGCCCACGGTGGCAACCCTGGGCATCCTGCCCAGCGGGTTGCCTCTGTTTGGCCTGCCCCAGGTGCCCTTTAACCTCAGCACCCTGGGGCTGATCCTGCCCACCTCCCTGGCGATCTCCTTGGTGGGCCTGATGGAAACCTTCCTCACCCAGGACATCCTGGATGACCTCACCGATAGCACTAGCTCTAAAAACGTTGAAGCCCGCGGTCAGGGCATCGGCAACATTGTTAGCTCCCTTTTTGGGGGCATGGCCGGTTGCGCCCTAGTGGGCCAGTCGGTGATGAACGTGGGCTATGGCGGCCGCAGCCGCCTTTCGACCTTGACCTCAGGCGTGAGCCTGCTAGCGATGATTTTGCTGGCCAGCAATTGGGTGAATCAGATCCCGATGGCCACCCTGGTGGGGGTGATGGTGATGATCGCCATCAATACCGCCAATTGGGACTCGATCCGCGCCATTCGCCGCATCCCCAAAAGCGATTCCGCCGTGATGCTGCTCACGGTCGCTGTCACCGTGCTCACCCACAACCTGGCGGTTGGTCTGCTGGCGGGCGTCGCCCTGGCCGGCATCTTATTTAGCCGCAAGGTGGCCAAGGTGATTGAGGTAAGCAGCGAGCTTTTGGCCCCAGATCATCGGCTTTACAGGGTGCGCGGTCAGTTGTTCTTCGTGAGCACGATCTATTTCCGTCAAGGCTTCGATCTTCACGACCATCCAGCCCGCATCAGCATCGATATGGCAGAAGCTCACATCTGGGACCAGAGCGGTGTAACAGCCCTTGATCAGGTGATCCGCAAAATGAAGCTAAAGGGCAGCTCAGTGGAGGTGCTTGATCTCAATCCTGAGAGCACCAACCTATTTGCCCGCATTGGTATCGCCCCTGAGGCGGGCGGGCGAGGGGGCACCCCGATCCAAGTTGCCTAA
- a CDS encoding winged helix-turn-helix domain-containing protein, giving the protein MKQPSIRLLLVYSDCTAAACLRQKLGDEGYEVTVCPDAEQASAKLGPSFNWDLLVLDGSLGEAARQLCRQVRSARKPIPVLLLCPGVSETDRVRGLEDGADDVLPSPFGLAECLARCRALVRRHQLGSESSLALRCGPVSMLVEEHRVCRDGAEVSLSPREFRLLHFFLKHPRRIWSRDELLARVWGESEAVELDPKTVDVHIRWLRLKLEENPAQPSLITTVRGHGYRCG; this is encoded by the coding sequence ATGAAGCAGCCGTCCATACGGCTGTTGCTGGTTTACTCCGACTGCACCGCAGCCGCCTGCCTGCGTCAAAAGCTTGGCGATGAGGGCTACGAAGTAACCGTTTGCCCTGATGCTGAGCAGGCGAGCGCCAAGCTGGGGCCAAGCTTCAACTGGGATCTGCTTGTGCTGGATGGCAGCCTGGGCGAAGCTGCCCGGCAGCTGTGCCGCCAGGTGCGCTCGGCCCGCAAGCCGATTCCGGTGCTGCTGCTCTGCCCTGGAGTCTCCGAGACCGACCGGGTAAGGGGCCTGGAGGACGGCGCCGATGACGTGCTGCCAAGTCCCTTTGGACTGGCGGAATGCCTGGCCCGCTGCCGGGCCCTGGTGCGCCGCCATCAACTTGGCTCAGAAAGCTCGCTTGCCCTCCGCTGCGGCCCGGTTTCGATGCTTGTGGAGGAACACCGGGTGTGCCGCGATGGTGCCGAAGTGAGCCTGTCGCCACGGGAATTTCGACTGCTTCACTTCTTTTTGAAGCATCCACGCCGGATCTGGAGTCGCGATGAGCTGCTGGCTCGGGTTTGGGGAGAAAGCGAGGCCGTGGAGCTCGATCCCAAGACCGTGGATGTGCATATCCGCTGGCTGCGCCTCAAGTTGGAAGAGAATCCCGCCCAACCCAGCTTGATCACCACGGTTCGCGGCCATGGTTACCGCTGTGGTTGA
- a CDS encoding peptide chain release factor 3 gives MISSTSSTPELQALAEAVARRRNFAIISHPDAGKTTLTEKLLLYGGAIQQAGAVKAKGEQRKVTSDWMELEKQRGISITSTVLQFDYSGSTINLLDTPGHQDFSEDTYRTLAAADNAVMLEDAAKGLEPQTRKLFEVCRMRRIPIFTFINKMDRPGREPLELLDEIEQELGLACWPVNWPIGSGDRFRGVIDRRSHDVILFQRAERGRQSEEKLLTVQEARDMGAVEPELLAQALEELELLEGAGADLDLELVHAGELSPVFFGSAMTNFGVRPFLDAFLELAQKPVGRASNAGEIDPIGPGFSGFVFKLQANMDPRHRDRVAFVRVCSGKFEKDMTVQHARTGKAIRLSRPQKLFGQDREVVEDAYPGDVIGLNNPGMFAIGDTLYLGQKVEYEGIPCFSPEIFAWLRNPNPSAFKSFRKGVNELREEGAVQILYDTDESKRDPILAAVGQLQLEVVQYRLEHEYGVQTRLEPLGFAVARWVAGGWPALEQVGRIFNCKTVRDAWNRPVLLFKNSWNLGQLAEEHPELELSAVAPVVSGVEPINL, from the coding sequence ATGATCAGCAGCACAAGCAGCACTCCCGAACTGCAGGCCCTGGCCGAGGCCGTGGCCCGGCGGCGCAACTTCGCGATCATTTCCCACCCAGACGCGGGCAAAACGACCCTCACCGAGAAACTGCTGCTCTACGGGGGCGCGATCCAGCAGGCCGGCGCCGTGAAGGCCAAGGGGGAGCAGCGCAAGGTGACCTCTGACTGGATGGAGCTCGAGAAGCAGCGCGGCATCTCGATCACTTCAACGGTGCTGCAGTTCGACTACAGCGGCAGCACGATCAACCTGCTGGATACCCCTGGCCACCAGGACTTCTCAGAAGACACCTATCGCACCCTGGCCGCCGCCGATAACGCGGTGATGCTGGAAGACGCGGCCAAGGGCCTGGAGCCCCAGACACGCAAATTGTTTGAGGTGTGCCGCATGCGGCGCATCCCGATTTTCACCTTCATCAACAAGATGGACCGGCCTGGGCGCGAGCCCCTGGAGCTGCTCGATGAGATCGAGCAGGAGCTGGGCCTGGCCTGCTGGCCGGTGAACTGGCCGATCGGCAGCGGCGACCGCTTTCGCGGCGTGATCGATCGCCGCAGCCACGACGTGATCCTGTTTCAGCGCGCCGAGCGCGGCCGCCAGAGCGAGGAAAAGCTGCTCACGGTGCAGGAGGCCCGCGATATGGGGGCCGTGGAGCCGGAGCTCCTGGCTCAGGCCCTTGAGGAACTGGAGTTGCTGGAGGGGGCTGGCGCCGACCTCGACCTAGAGCTGGTGCACGCCGGTGAGCTCTCGCCCGTTTTCTTTGGTTCGGCGATGACCAACTTCGGCGTGCGGCCGTTTCTTGATGCCTTTTTGGAGCTCGCCCAGAAGCCGGTGGGCCGCGCCAGCAATGCCGGTGAGATCGACCCGATCGGCCCAGGTTTCAGCGGCTTTGTGTTCAAGCTGCAGGCCAACATGGATCCGCGCCACCGCGACCGGGTGGCCTTTGTGCGGGTGTGCAGCGGCAAGTTTGAAAAGGACATGACGGTGCAGCACGCCCGCACCGGCAAGGCCATTCGCCTATCGCGCCCCCAGAAGCTGTTCGGTCAGGACCGGGAAGTGGTGGAGGACGCCTACCCCGGCGATGTGATCGGCCTCAACAACCCCGGCATGTTCGCCATTGGCGACACCCTTTATCTCGGCCAGAAGGTGGAATACGAGGGGATTCCTTGCTTCTCGCCGGAGATCTTTGCCTGGTTGCGCAACCCCAACCCATCGGCGTTCAAGAGTTTCCGCAAGGGCGTCAATGAGCTGCGCGAGGAGGGGGCGGTGCAAATCCTCTACGACACAGATGAAAGCAAGCGCGATCCGATTCTGGCGGCAGTTGGCCAGCTGCAACTGGAGGTGGTGCAATACCGGCTTGAGCACGAATACGGCGTGCAGACGCGGCTTGAACCGCTCGGTTTTGCGGTAGCTCGCTGGGTGGCGGGCGGCTGGCCAGCCCTGGAGCAGGTGGGGCGGATCTTTAATTGCAAGACGGTGCGAGATGCCTGGAATCGGCCGGTGCTGCTGTTCAAGAACAGCTGGAACCTGGGTCAGCTGGCGGAGGAGCACCCGGAACTGGAGCTGAGCGCCGTGGCGCCGGTGGTGAGCGGAGTGGAGCCGATCAATCTTTAA
- a CDS encoding Crp/Fnr family transcriptional regulator — protein MVFTPSLQPGRSDSFRDLLETSYEKRSLVHLAAGSQVPLLKRSVWLVVRGMVKLTAISIHGDELLLGLAGPNEPFGDPLTNVEAYAANTLVDSDLLCVSCEEIQRSPNLAMGLLQGMASRYRQSEALLALLGLRRIEDRVRGFLELLANDYGQPCEQGLRLQVKLTHQELASTLSTTRVTVTRILGALRDEGWLHIDSQRRLVVSHLPQQRNQHR, from the coding sequence ATGGTGTTCACGCCCTCTCTTCAGCCGGGTCGCAGCGATAGCTTCCGCGATCTGCTTGAAACCAGTTACGAGAAGCGCAGCCTGGTGCACCTTGCGGCGGGCAGCCAGGTGCCCCTGCTCAAGCGCAGCGTTTGGCTGGTGGTGCGGGGCATGGTGAAACTCACGGCGATTTCGATCCATGGTGATGAGTTGCTGCTCGGGTTAGCCGGCCCTAACGAGCCCTTCGGCGATCCCCTCACCAATGTTGAGGCCTATGCGGCCAACACGTTGGTAGATAGCGACCTGCTCTGCGTCAGCTGCGAAGAAATTCAGCGCTCGCCCAATCTGGCTATGGGCCTGCTGCAGGGCATGGCCTCTCGCTACCGCCAAAGTGAAGCCCTGCTGGCCCTGCTCGGCCTGCGCCGCATCGAAGATCGGGTGCGCGGATTCCTTGAGTTGCTCGCCAACGACTACGGCCAGCCCTGTGAACAGGGCCTGCGGCTTCAGGTGAAGCTCACCCACCAGGAGCTGGCCAGCACCCTCAGCACCACCCGGGTCACCGTGACCCGGATTCTCGGGGCCCTGCGCGATGAGGGCTGGCTCCACATCGACAGCCAGCGCCGGCTGGTGGTGAGCCATCTCCCCCAGCAGCGCAACCAGCATCGATGA
- a CDS encoding response regulator transcription factor: MQPSLLVVEDDETIRETIREALELEGFSVQACGNGRDALQMLQRAPDGQPFSLVVLDLMLPGLGGLDVCRQLRQHSNQTPILVVSARDTETDRVLGLEVGADDYLVKPFGMRELVARCRALLRRSSSQTSRAKVLEHANLCIYQDECRVTRDGVEVNLSPKEYRLLELFMQNPRRVWSRDQLLEQLWGIDYIGDSKTVDVHIRWLREKLEESPSAPVHLITVRGFGYRFG; this comes from the coding sequence ATGCAGCCTTCCTTGCTCGTAGTCGAAGACGACGAAACGATTCGCGAAACCATTCGCGAAGCCCTGGAGCTGGAGGGATTCAGCGTCCAGGCCTGTGGCAATGGCCGCGACGCCCTGCAAATGCTGCAGCGGGCGCCCGATGGCCAACCATTTTCCCTGGTAGTGCTGGATTTGATGCTGCCGGGGCTGGGCGGGCTGGATGTCTGCCGGCAGCTACGTCAACACAGCAACCAAACGCCGATCCTGGTGGTGAGTGCCCGCGACACCGAAACGGACCGGGTGCTGGGGCTGGAGGTGGGTGCCGACGACTACCTGGTGAAACCCTTTGGCATGCGTGAGCTGGTGGCTAGGTGCCGGGCCCTGCTACGGCGCTCGTCTAGCCAGACCAGCCGGGCCAAGGTGCTGGAGCACGCCAACCTCTGCATCTACCAGGACGAGTGCCGGGTAACGCGGGACGGGGTGGAGGTAAACCTATCGCCGAAGGAATATCGATTGCTGGAGTTGTTTATGCAAAATCCGCGGCGGGTCTGGAGCCGCGATCAGCTGCTGGAGCAACTTTGGGGTATCGACTACATCGGCGACAGCAAAACCGTTGATGTGCACATCCGCTGGTTGCGGGAGAAGTTGGAGGAGAGTCCATCAGCCCCGGTGCATCTGATCACGGTGCGCGGCTTTGGTTATCGCTTTGGTTAA
- a CDS encoding MotA/TolQ/ExbB proton channel family protein gives MASFLSLWKACGPVAVPLLVLSVAVFTVGFDRGAFWWRWFARGRRSWRQRHQLLDDCDHQMAWGEPLLQAAVVLAPLLGLIGTTAGLMAVLKQLGSQLLLPPGAPLAGYGDVLLPTLLGLQITFVAMALLLLNQGLRRWQLRHCANP, from the coding sequence ATGGCTTCCTTCCTGTCCCTGTGGAAGGCCTGCGGACCCGTAGCTGTGCCCCTGCTGGTTTTATCGGTGGCGGTATTCACCGTGGGATTTGATCGGGGTGCATTTTGGTGGCGCTGGTTTGCCCGTGGTCGCCGTTCCTGGCGGCAGCGCCATCAGTTGCTTGACGACTGCGACCACCAGATGGCTTGGGGTGAGCCCTTGCTGCAGGCAGCAGTGGTGCTGGCTCCGCTGCTGGGCCTGATCGGCACGACGGCTGGCCTAATGGCGGTGCTGAAGCAACTAGGCAGCCAGCTGCTGCTGCCGCCCGGCGCTCCCTTAGCGGGCTACGGCGACGTGCTGCTTCCCACGCTGCTTGGTCTGCAGATCACTTTTGTGGCGATGGCGTTGCTGTTGCTCAACCAGGGGCTGCGCCGCTGGCAGTTGCGTCATTGCGCCAACCCCTGA
- a CDS encoding biopolymer transporter ExbD, producing MKRAWLLQPFSHALLATALCAFSLGLLLLPQVRLQRPLAQGVISLHLAADGGLRLWNQPIAAAELRRLLAAPALRSRANRLRIVPDPDTPWGDVRRLLSQLDSLPLHLEIQLPAPTPKAG from the coding sequence GTGAAGCGAGCCTGGCTGCTGCAACCCTTCTCCCATGCGCTGCTGGCAACAGCACTATGCGCCTTTTCCCTAGGCCTGCTGCTGCTGCCCCAGGTGAGGCTGCAGCGCCCGCTGGCCCAGGGGGTAATCAGCTTGCACCTCGCTGCCGATGGTGGCCTGAGGCTCTGGAACCAGCCCATTGCCGCCGCCGAGCTGCGGCGCTTGCTTGCCGCTCCGGCCCTGCGCAGCAGGGCGAATCGCCTGCGGATCGTGCCCGATCCCGACACCCCCTGGGGCGACGTGCGCCGCCTGCTCAGCCAGCTCGATTCCTTGCCGCTGCACCTTGAAATCCAACTTCCTGCACCTACACCCAAAGCTGGCTGA
- a CDS encoding cell wall metabolism sensor histidine kinase WalK yields MVIALVNALELLLALSLGLGLGLLGSLVVTSWRRRAGLNRPLPPARQLLSWMDSAAIGWILLDRQGLIGHINPRAERILQLDAGRLLLSQPFGDVCPDPDLASSIRIARRQDRPQRLELHSGGHDLDAMVVPGRDGWLVVQLQSRRSLDAQLEQQERWVSDVAHELKTPLTALLLVGDSLAAQVNSQNARLVERLQRELLRLQELVGDLLELSRLENTLPGTGSRAMVVDLPQLVEQVWASVRPLADQRQIALELVAPGQLQLSGDNSRLHRALLNLFDNALRYSPDGGVVRVSLDRRGEWCQLSVADQGPGLSEEDLAHLFERFYRGDPSRARSRRIGSGLGLSIVQQIAVTHGGRIQASNQAEGGAVLEMILPGVVDTASPG; encoded by the coding sequence TTGGTTATCGCTTTGGTTAATGCCCTTGAGCTGCTGCTTGCTTTGAGCCTGGGGTTAGGGCTAGGCCTGCTAGGCAGCTTGGTAGTGACCTCCTGGCGGCGCCGGGCTGGCCTGAACCGCCCCCTGCCTCCAGCCCGGCAGCTGCTGAGCTGGATGGATTCCGCAGCCATCGGCTGGATCCTGCTGGATCGCCAGGGCCTGATCGGCCATATCAACCCACGGGCGGAGCGGATCTTGCAGCTTGATGCCGGCCGCCTGTTGCTCAGCCAGCCCTTCGGTGATGTTTGCCCAGATCCAGACCTAGCCAGCAGCATCCGTATCGCCCGCCGCCAGGATCGCCCCCAGCGACTGGAATTGCACTCTGGCGGCCATGACCTAGACGCCATGGTGGTGCCGGGACGAGATGGCTGGTTGGTGGTGCAACTGCAGAGCCGCCGCTCCCTTGATGCCCAGCTGGAGCAGCAGGAGCGCTGGGTTAGTGATGTGGCCCATGAATTGAAAACCCCTCTCACTGCCCTGCTGCTGGTGGGTGACAGCCTCGCTGCTCAGGTGAATAGCCAGAATGCGCGGCTGGTGGAGCGGTTGCAGCGGGAATTGCTGCGGCTGCAGGAGTTGGTGGGCGACCTACTGGAGCTCTCCCGCCTGGAAAACACCCTGCCCGGTACGGGCTCACGGGCCATGGTGGTGGATCTGCCCCAGCTGGTGGAGCAGGTATGGGCCAGCGTGCGGCCGCTGGCAGATCAACGCCAGATAGCTCTTGAGCTAGTTGCACCAGGACAGTTGCAGCTGAGCGGCGACAATTCCCGCCTGCACCGGGCCCTGCTAAACCTTTTTGATAACGCCCTGCGCTACAGCCCCGATGGTGGAGTGGTGCGGGTCAGCCTTGATCGCCGCGGTGAGTGGTGCCAGCTGAGCGTGGCTGATCAGGGCCCCGGGCTTAGCGAAGAAGACCTAGCCCATCTGTTTGAGCGCTTTTACCGAGGTGATCCATCTCGGGCCCGGAGTAGACGAATCGGCAGTGGCCTGGGCTTATCGATCGTGCAGCAGATCGCCGTTACCCACGGCGGCCGGATCCAGGCCAGCAACCAGGCTGAAGGAGGCGCCGTGCTTGAGATGATCCTGCCGGGCGTAGTCGACACCGCCAGCCCTGGCTAG
- a CDS encoding class I SAM-dependent methyltransferase, with protein sequence MQRIPEPELMDKAGQVLAYAQADFATSDAAMVERLAQLCGDDPGTALVDLGCGPGNISLLLAARWPAAKVLGIDGAPRMLAVARERLAGASPDLAARLRFKQALLPLAIAGELEAHFSAVVCNSLLHHLHDPAVLWQTVTQLGSPGAFVYVQDLRRPDNAEAVEALVVSEMEGAPEVLRRDYRASLHAAFTPEEVQQQLEQAGLAAQLQVAPRQERYLEVWGRLN encoded by the coding sequence ATGCAGCGCATTCCGGAGCCGGAGCTGATGGACAAGGCAGGCCAGGTGCTGGCCTATGCCCAGGCCGATTTCGCCACCTCCGATGCGGCGATGGTGGAGAGGCTGGCCCAGCTCTGCGGTGATGACCCCGGCACGGCCTTGGTGGATCTGGGCTGCGGCCCGGGCAACATCAGCTTGCTTCTGGCCGCTCGCTGGCCTGCTGCAAAGGTTTTAGGGATCGACGGGGCGCCGCGGATGCTGGCGGTGGCGCGCGAGCGCCTGGCCGGAGCGTCGCCGGATCTGGCGGCTCGGCTGCGCTTTAAGCAGGCGCTGCTGCCCCTTGCTATCGCAGGCGAACTCGAAGCCCACTTCTCAGCGGTGGTGTGCAACAGCCTGTTGCACCACCTGCATGATCCGGCGGTGCTCTGGCAGACGGTGACCCAGCTCGGCTCCCCAGGGGCGTTTGTTTATGTCCAAGACCTGCGGCGCCCCGATAACGCCGAGGCGGTGGAGGCGCTGGTGGTTTCCGAGATGGAAGGAGCGCCCGAGGTGCTGCGGCGCGACTACCGCGCTTCCCTGCATGCGGCCTTCACCCCAGAGGAGGTGCAGCAGCAGCTGGAGCAGGCCGGGCTGGCCGCCCAGCTCCAGGTGGCGCCGCGGCAGGAGCGCTACTTGGAGGTATGGGGCCGGCTCAACTAA